Within Sardina pilchardus chromosome 21, fSarPil1.1, whole genome shotgun sequence, the genomic segment TTTCGATCGATGCTGGAAATAAaataagggggagggggggtcaaaagATCAGAAGACACAATTATAGTGAGAGACAACGCACAGATGCTGTGATGTTCACATGTTCTATTCATCTTTTGTCAAACGTCAATCATAACTGCACTCATCAGCCTGCAGTGCACATGTCACACAGTTGGCACTCATGGCCATTTGTTTCCTTGGAAGTTTCCAAATTAGTCAGACCATTTTAGAACTCTTCGTTGCTAATTAAGGATCCCCTGAGAGTCCAAGaggcatttttttccccctcagacCATCTGTCTTTGTGGTACCAGACAGACTGCTAGCTCATGTAAGCATAACATCAGAGTAGGTATTAGAGCTTTCTTTTTATAGCTACTCAATGTCAATTAAGGTGTTGCCATGAGAATGTATCAAAATCCATATGGGTCATTCTATGGATCATTCTATTCTAAAGCCTAGCGCTAACAATTCAAGGGTTCTTAACATGATTTAGAAGAAACTGCTGTTCTTACTGAGAATCACACTATTTTTAAGTGCATGACCATTTGTCCGGGTTGACCAACATGACATTTACATCTAAAATGTCACGTACATAAATGTTATATTCTTATCAAAGTTTTGTTATTTTCagaattaaatatattttcctGAAGGCATTCAACATATTTCTTGATCATCCGGCCGTCACATTAACTTGTTTTGTCTGTAAATAGCATACTGTTACttgacatgaacatgaacaaagacaaTTTGTAATAGAGAAGAAACTAAGCATTGACATTCtttaacattgtttttgttgttttttcattAGTATGAGAGGGTCTGTCAAGATTAATCCAACCACTCGTCACGCAAAATATACAGGTATAGCTGTTCTTCATTGCAGTTTTAACACTATTGCTGAGCAAATTACATGTCTAATTGAAGGCATGTATGTGAAGTTAATAACTTGACCGTTATTGGATAGCTAGAGCCATTTTATTATGAAATGTACCACCCCGTCACATTTACTATAGTTCACTCCATTATATTTCAATGtggaagaaaatgtatgtctGAGGTGGGCGAAAATGATTTTCTGGAGGGTGGTCATAGTGTACAAGGCATGTGTGGAATGATCCATATGCATTGTCATTTCATATGTATCAGATAACACTTTTAAAGATCAGTTTGTAGTTATTTGCAATCATATTATTAGACATACAGACCACAAAGAAACAATCAAATGTttagagaaaaaaatacatatgTTTGGCCATTTATCTAAGGTCTGTCAACACAAACTTGTAATATCACTGTGTCAAGGCTATAACAAAAGATCAAGGGACGAGCTGTTAGGAGCTTGTGAGCATGTAAACCATTTGAATATTTCTGagtttacagtatatgtagaTCCATTTACTCTACTACAGAAATGTTCATGTTTTGTTAATGAGTGATTAGTTTTTGTCAATACAGTTGATTTTTGTGTTAATTTAAAAAGACCCAAAGTTTAGGGACTGAATTTCCATTAGATTTTTCTAACAAGTCAAAAGGCCCATGTTAACTCTGAACAATGTAGCTGTGATTCAGCATTCATGTAGACcagtaggcctaatgcatcCTGCacactaggctactactacAGGAATATAACTGCTTATACTAATTTTGTCAGCACAAGCCAGCAGACCGTGAAGTACCCTTAGAGGAGATGATGGGGACCGCTGATGCACACAGTCCTTCAGTAAGGACATTGGCTGCTGACTAGTCTCCCAATGACTCTCTACATTTAGACAGCACTGGACAGAGAATCGGTCTGAGATGCTGGGATAAAGTGATGTAAGGTATTGTGGTCAGTGTGTTCATTGCCAAAGGGATACAGAGCCATTAACTGCACTATAACAGATGCTGTCTTATATAGCCACTCAGGCTGGACACAGGATGACCTGAGCAACACATACTGCAGATGGCTCACTTAGTATCATTCATTGTGAATAAGATTTAGAAACTGCTCAATAAGGCTTTTACGGTTTACAACAGTgcacaatatactgtaccagTCAAtttaatacagtatatccagATAAAAGCTAAAAGTAAGTTTTATTATTTGATTGTAATTGCAATTTATTAGTCATATTTTTCATTTAGCCTGATATGTTCCTTGTATATTGCCAATAACTGTATCCAGCCAAACATATAATAGATTTTACTTTATACCGATCTTTTTGCCTGTCTGGTGAATCTCTGTGTTACAATACAAAGTGTGGTTGTCAAAAACTATTGCTGCGGTACTGAACAACATGCATTTCAAAACTCTACTAAGTGGTTGTCCATTAAGAAATGGGTCAAGCAGAGATTGCTTGAGGTTGCGTTTGACAGGAAGGCAATGAGATTAGCTTTCAGATAGAGGGATCAGCTGACATTACACTCGTAAGCCTTTTGTACCATGGGGTACACGCTGTCTAAAATCCACGGCATTTTTTAATAATGACAATGTCCCATTCAGGTGAAGCCTCCAAATCACCAACAATGAATTATCAGTTGAGACGTGAACAAATGATCATAATCATTGTTTTCAGTTGACCTACAATAATCTAGCATTACAAATTCTGACCTAATTCACACTGTGCAAGAGGTAGTTTACGTATAGTCAGCTTTTAACATCTTCACACCGCAGCTTAGCCACTCTGAATCAGATAGGAATGCTTGCTAGACTATTTGTCCTTACGAAAACAATTTCCCTGAGATCATGTCTCTGTGGACATGACATGTTGCTAATAGACTGTGAGACGAGGACACAATTGAGCAGGTCAACATCAGACGTAATTACGCCTTCAGCCCAGTCTGCTTCTAAAGCTAttttctccagctctctctcctctctccttctctttaccGTGCTcttacgcactcacacacacacacaaatgacttgACATTTTACTGACAGCTTGCAATAATGAATGGGCCCAACATGAAGCCTTAAACTGTTTCAAGCCCTGGGAATATGGGCTGTAGCTGCTCTGAGTTGGTGTGTGCACACTCTGACAAACTGGAAGGGCCGTCTGTGGAGACCGTCTGACTGCAGCTCAGCAGAAACGCTGCTAGacctcagcagcagcatcagcagttGGGGCTGTGGGTCTGTGCTGTCCTAACCAGAGCTCACAGAGCCTACACAGGGATCTCCAGCAACCGCAGCCCAGCACACGGCTCCCTAGATGTTGTTGTGGACAGTAACAGTCTGAGCCTGAGCTGGCGACGTGCTGAGCTTACTGAGACATAGCACTATGAGATGTGAACATATAACTTATGGCTACTGTCAGGCACCGAGACAGAGACTCCCAGATGCCTTGAGATGAGTGACCCATATGCCACCTGCTGAGATGGTAGACTGATGATGAAAGTGTACTGCAGGCTGAAGATGGCTTGCTTCACATAGGGGCTGAGTGATTTATGCACATTTGCATTGTGTTAGTGGTTGTGTAAGGTCCTTCACCATAAACTAATTTATATCCTGGCAGATGATACAGCACCACATAAATCTGCTGCGCCTTGATTCCGGAAGTGATTTTTCATCTGGACAGTGCACAAATGGCTAGTGCATGctttgaacactgatgtgttgAGGTATGGAGTACATGTTTCATGATGTAGTTTGCACACATCATGGTTATGGAGTGCATCAATCATATGAATAAATTAGATTTTGCATTTTAAAGGAGCACTTTTGAACACAAATCCTTCACACAACTGCACAACCTGCTTGCTTATGGCCTATTCAAAATATGATCTTATTGTCTATGCTCACCTCTCTCAAATAGAACTCTCTGAAAGTGACTCAACATTTTTTGTTGGAGCTTTCCAGATGCCATCACATGCGTTGACATATGTGCCCATGTTAACCCACTCCTGACCACTAATTTGGACAATTAATTTAGTCGAGATGATTCCAACAGAACGaaactggctttttttttttcttacagcTGACGCCAGATACATTTTAGTATAACAAATCATCACATTTCATATTTCCAGTCTTTTGGAGATACTGGCAAACACAGCTAGGTCATATAGTGTTTTGAGTGAGGAAAGAGTCTTACCAATACAAAGCTGGACAACATAGGCGTAGTAAGACCATGCCACAATTAGGGAGATGAATAGAACCGGGATCCAGTGCAAAACTCTCTTACAGCTCCGTTTAATACTGCGCGAGCCAGACGGCGCCATCTTCTACCAAGACCAAATCTGGCCTATATTCTTTATTCCTACTGTCACTGCATTATTTGTTGATGTGCACAACGTGCAATTGACGCTAGTCCATGTTCAAGTCCTACCACTCGTCTAGTCGCCTGATCCGCGGTGCGTCGACGAGTCTCGTTTGCGGTGCAAAATAACAGCGCCGCCCCTTCTCACCAAGTTGCCATGACGTTCCTGGGATGCTGTGCTACATGCACATGGGCTTAGTCAATTACAATGGAGTAATACAGATGTCGATTCACTATTTCGACAAGACCTGTGCGATTTCACTGTTGTTCAAGCTACCGACTGAAGGTGAACGCATTGCTGTGCACGGTGTGCGAGTGTGAGGTATAGTGTGACATTGTCGAAAATAAGGGGGAGCCTAGGATAGATTACTCTAGTCTTGGCAGATGTTCCACACCACTTTTTTTGACCGACTGCGTGAGCCCGCGTATCATCAAAGAAAGCGTATTAGCATATTTTGAAGTAGCCTAGGGTTACTTTGTGTATGCAGCAGACTTCCGAGGACAACATTTAAATcataagtaggctatatattttcAAAAAGTTACGCACACAAAATACTTTCTTCCAATGGTTATGGTTTTGAGATTTGGTACACGCGCTTTCGTCCAAATAACGTAGCCTGTGGcctacaaataaaaacaatacaatagttattAACAGTTAATAGTTTTAAAACGTTGGTAAGACTACATTAATGAAAATAGcattaataaacaataatgtcaGTGCAACATCGATTAGCAAGagcataatgaaaataaacaaataatgtaCTATTACTGCAAGGCAACGGTTAAATGGTTTACATGGTTGGGCTGCAAGAATAATGCATTCTTGTATTACCATGAACCATCACAAGTTCAAAACGGGGTCAGTATTATTCCTTGTCCTGACATAAGCAATGCAATAGCACTACTACTGTACAGCCTACTCAATAATGAAGTTTAAGGTTGCTAGATATTTGCAAGTAAAACTGttcttgataaaaaaaaaaataaagacaacAAGACAAGACACTATTGCCCCACTaggcctactctctctctctctctctctgagcggcAGACCTCCCTGTAAGTTGATCTGTGTTGTGGACTGCAGACAGGCTTGGAGAAAGTATGTTAGCAATGTGCTCACTGTATAGGCAGATTAAGTGGCTTAAAATTCGAAGGGAATCAGTCTGAACAACTACACAGACAGACCAGCCGTCTCAGATGACTCAAAGACTGACTTTATTATACAGAAGTAAGACATCATTACGaggaaaaacaattaaaaatagaCGGAATAAATAATGGTAACTCACAAACGTAATCTCAAACTGCAGAGCAGAACCCTCTACATGCAATATTCTTCAGTCAAATAAATTAACAAACAAACTTTCTTTTCATCGTATTAATGATTTCAAAGTAACAATAACTTAAGTTAACCTGATAGAGAAACATGCAAAATAAGCAAACTGTATTGAGGGCCCTtttcaaataaaacacatttaagTGATTACTCCTAAGGCGTTAGACATTAGAACCATCAACCATATTGATTATTTTGGACAGAAATTATGTTATCTATTTCACTGTTTATTGACCCCCTTAATTTCAAAGAAAGCCCCATTCTGTCCGTTCCAGCTGATACGCCTGACAGAAACAACAACATGACACAGTTAAGACCACTGCAAGATTGCGAGAGTGCTTTACAGTCTTCAACATCAGATCCTCTCTTAATTCTTCGTCAAGGCAGAGAGGCAGAATCTGGATGCAGGAGGTCCAAGACACTGGACACTTTCCAACTGAGGAAACAGACAATGCAATATAGCTTATGACTACTTGCTAATGCTTTAAACAGTGACATTGCAAGGCCACAGGTCACATTCACCTCTCCACTTGCATGTGTATCAGGAACACCTAACCAGTGGGCTAGAACAAAACATTAGCATGGTCTGTTTATCCTTGTGCTATGgttttctgtgtgtggctgtgaacaGCTCTGCTTCATGCTAGTGTGAGCAAGGTCAATCGGTGTCTGGTATCACTGGATTGTTCGTTAATATTACAGTGTAATTCAATGCTGAGGGAGTGCATGGGCCTCACTACCAGTCTAGGAGATGGAATTCAGTTTGGGTGACCAAAAAGGCGGGATAATCAATATGAGGTTACCATAAACCTCACAAATGAATCCATCTGCACAAAAAactatttgttcattttattttgtaccgtatgttgaaaaaaaaaaacacattttatacAAATGGTGCCAAGAATTAGCACAAAAAAGCATCTGCATTTCAAGCATCTGAAGCAAGCATAATTtgctcttttttatttattgtatttacCTATAAGGAGCAGGAGAGCTGCTTTCTCATACAAGACTTGAATGATGTGAAACGGCCATCAACTCTGTTGCCCTAATTTAGAAGCAGAAACAACAGAGAGATTACATTCATCAAacttttgttgtttattttttttgtaaccACAACCTCTCAACAAAAAGATAAAGATTAGCTTGCTTTAAATTCAGCAATACGCTGAGTATGCCTCTAGCCCGTCATACCACTAGAGAGCAGCAAAAGTCCTCAAGAAAAAGAAAGTCCTCTGATATCTCGGACACTTGTTGGACATCATTTACTGTCAACAATATAGATTGAAAATATATACAAAGACTAAACTGACTTTCAGTATCTCTGATCATTTTCTACTGCTGAAAAGGAAGTGCATAatcaaaaacaaacacttctATTCTGTAGACCACCATTGATCTGACCAAAACTGATGCACAGTCATCACTCTGCCTGCTGGATGTGAGAGGCTGATTACAGCCATTGGACCAGTTCAAGAGGAAAGCTAAGGAAGGAGAGGTGCAAACGCACACCAAAGTCGAGGTGCAGGCAACTATGTTTAAAacgtatggagagagagagagatgctgcacACTCCGACTAACTCGGATTgtgcagcatctctctctctctccaaagagGAAAGCTAAAACAGACCCTGAGCTGGGTACTGAACCGCTGACCACCTTACCCAGGAGCCTCTCTGCCGTCGGCCCTTCATGATGCCAATGAACTCCTTGTAGCTCAGGTGTTCATCGTGGTCCACATCAAAGATTTTGAATACAGTGTTTACCAGGTGTTCGCTGAGCTTTAAGCCTGTAGCCACATAAACAGCTCTGGAGAACTCATCTGCAACAAATGAGTTGGTGTTACACAAGTAATTATTTTGATTATGATTTAATTTTCAGTAATAATATGAAGTAGAGTCACAGAGAAACTTAGACAGCACCTTGCCCCACTGGACGATTGACAAAATTATACATCTGCAGGGCAATTGCAAAATCTTCCAAATTGATGAGAAATTGAAAGAAGGTTCTGAACTCTTCAAAGGTGATTCCCTGGCAGaaaagaaataagaaataaatgAATTGAGTTATAGAACTGAGGAGGTTCATGTAACTCTAGCACTGAAGGCTGTGgggaggtgtgtctgtgttcagatGAGTTGACTAAACGACTCAGCATCCACTCCAGTTCCATGCATGGTGTTGAAAGCTAAACTGAGGGGTGCAATCAGTCACACCAGCACTGCATAAAAGATGACTTCCCCAAAAGATGTCTACACCCATTATAATGCTGGCTCTTTGACACAACATATAATCTTTTTCACGCTTAAGTCTTGAAATCTGAAGAATCCACAGGACCTTGAAGACTTCAGAGATAACAGttaaagagacaaaaaaacaacaacttaggcCCAACTGTGATCTTAGATGTGGGATTcctgtctcttttttccctctcctgtgGTATGGACAAATTGAGCTGTCATCACTTCAGGCTTGTAACTTTCTTGGGAAGAGGTCAACCTGTTTGTAGGCTTTTGTAAAGACGATTAACCTGATACTTGCCCAAACAGAAAACAACAGGAGCTGTACCCAAAACATTTCCTGGGCAGCAAATTATCCCAGGAGTGCCTCCATTGGATAGCACTCATCCATTTCCAGGCACTAGACTGGTAGACTGGTCTTCTACTCTGAACAATTAACAGCTACTCTCGGACAAATGAAGTACTGAGTTAAATGTGATGCTTTGCTGTGTTTATGAGGTGAAGAGGAGTGAAATTAGCTTTGCTCACTTTACTATCAATGCAGTTTGACTGCCAACCTCCTTAACAAGCTGAGGAGTTTATGACCTCTTAATGTGACGATTCGACACACGCGGAAGAGTGTTGTTGCTCACTGTGAAAAAAAGCGTCACCGGTCCTAAAGAGACAGCATattgcacaaaaaaaacatgcatccATGTTCCCAGATCTAGCACAAGACATAGTAGTGGCAGCAATTCATGGCGTGTATCGACTCAAAACATAAGGCATTTATCATCCAGGGAGCCAAGCCATGACCTGCAAATTACAAAAGCACAGTTCTTGTGTAAACAAATGACCTTGTCATCAGGGAAATTCTGCTGCACATTCTCCAGGTAGCTGCTGACGTTGTCCACGGTGGTGTAGCGCAGGAGCACCTGGGCGAAATCCTCCACGCTGATGGTGGGCAAGCCCTTGGAGTAGCTGAGGAACTCGATCTCAAGCACCTCTGTCTGCAGGTTGTCCATGAAACTGCAGGGAGAGCAAATGACATGAGCAGCACCGCACCACACTGCATTGCAGAGGGGGGAAGCATCCCCAGGCCAGGGGATACCACAACAATCACTCAGCTACCATTGCGCATGGCCATGGCTATAGAACACATACAGGGATATGAGTTAGCTTGCAACTGCAATCGAAGCTTGAGGTGTGTGGCTCTTTGCCCTAAACAAATTCAACCTTAGTCTTTTAGAGTGTAGCCACTTACCTGTAGAAATTATCAAAGTTTAGCGCTCCTTTTCCGTCCTCTCCAAAGAAATGCACCAGCAGGGTTGTGTGGGTCATTTTTGAATCCACAGGCTGTGTAAATAATTGACAAAACACTGCATTTAGAACATGTTGTAAGTATCCATTTTAACAACTCAAACacataacatttaaaactaaaTTAATGTTCAATAGCAAAGCAGTATATAGCAACGCTATTTCCTTTCACCCAGTACCCAAGTCCTTCTTCTACAAATAGATCTCTCGTTGTGTTGAAGAAATGTCATAACGTCTTTGTTTTGACAGCAATTCTCAATATTTTCTCACATAACCATAAAAAGTTGGCTATAAATTTAATGTTTCTTTTACAACATACGAGTTAATGTGTAATCAGCTACATTAAAGCAAAACAGCACAAGCTTTGACCTGGTAGTTTCCCATGCCCCAGCCGCAAGCAGGTTACCTGTGTTGAAAATAATACTTCTCTTTCACCTCTCATTGACTTCTCTCTACACCGAACGTAAGTAACCACATTTACAATAGGCAAGAGAGAGGCTAACTTTACTGCATCTCAACTCTTGATGGAATTTAAAGACATTACTCAAGTTCTTCTTTTATGTCTTTTAATATGTCAGTGGTGACTGAGTAGACATGTTTCATATTGTAAAAAATACTCTAAAACTTTGTTACATTACCAAAACCATAAAGGTATTGTCTCAATGTGGTTTGCCATTTATAAGGAATCCAAAATGTACTTTACTGCTTGCCAACCTTCATGGAGACATCAACAGTTCAAGGAGTCAGGGAAGCCTGTTATGAATTGTTGAGCTCAGTGTTTTTGAcgacagggggaaaaaaacaatcaacaCTGACAGTCAGTCCAAGGaatgatgaaacattccagGTATGATAACTACCTAACTGTGAGACAGGAGCACATGAAAGGCGTCCTCGAGATGAGTCGCGTAGCCCTCGCCTTTTTGGCACGGAATGCGGAGAGGACAAGCCAGCTGCGTGTGCCAGGCAAGCCCAATCCGGGATTAAGAGAGgtatgagggagggagggagcacgCATGTTTTACTTGGGCACTGGCTCCCCTGGAAATATGGGTTACTGAGCTCTAGGAAAATGCAGACAATGATCTATAAAggctgatttttttgttgttgttgccccAGCTAGTAAAAGTGCAGGTCAGTGTTAGACTGGATGTGGAGGAAGCGAACAGGAAGAGGGAAAGCTGTCTGCATGAAAGATCTGAGGGTTTTGGGCGTCAACCTCAACACCTGGGAAGCCAAGGCTGCAGAATGATCATCCTGGAAGCTAACTGTACAGAAAGGCCTCTTCAGGTTCGAAGAGTTCCTTACCCACCAGTCTGAGAccagagggcagaggagaaCCAGGTGACCAGGTCTGCGCATGCTGTGAGAGGGCCTGTCCCACATTGGCTTCTCAATGTCTATGTCATAGTTTATCCAGACTGATGGATGCCTGTAAATTGCCTATAAGAAAACAACTGCCTTGCTACATTAACTATGGTTGGCGTCCAAAATAAGAGAGAATTCCTCTGTTGACTTGTCCTATGCAACAAATACCATTTGAACGTGGATTtcacagaaaaaacaaacaattaactTTGTATTGCTACTGTGCCCTCATGAACACAAAACTTTACAGGCGGCCAAGTTTCTAAACCACACCTAAAATAACAGACGGTGTTTACGATTCTTTTTTTATCTCGAAATATTTTTGCAGCACTTTTGGCGATGGTCATGTCCCAACATCACCACACTTATAGGCAACCTCAACAACAGTTTGTGAAGGAATATAGCACCATCTTTGTCATTTTAATAATATTTATCCATCTGACTGGAAGCAGCTAAAGCCCACAGCACTTCCTAGTGCTTCACCAAACAAGATTTATGGTTCAATAGTGCAGTTAATTAAGGGGAATCTGTGTTGTCCCTTAAGCTAGTTTTGTTAAGTTATTTTGAAATACAGTTTTTTAATGATTGTTTCTAATCACTCCCATTTAAAGAACAACTCATGACATgaatacacattacacacaatagGGTTTTATCTGAACATTTGCTTTATCTTACTTTAACTGGTAGAGCTGTTAAGAAATAAAGGGGAGTCGTCCACAGAGCCTCATTCTGAATGAAAAGGGAGCCGTCATGCTTTTGGACAGAACAGAAGTCACTTGTCTGGCCGAAAAACAAGCTTATTCCACTCAGATTGGCAGGCCGCTCATCTTGGCCGGTCCATCACAAAAGGTAACTCAAGCTCAAATACCACTCTCCAAGTAACTGTAAAAATAACACATGGGGGTCCTGGAGGAATTCTGTCATTCCTCAGGTGAGGGAGAGCATGTTTCTGAAGCCGTGCCTCAGTGGCAGTCAAgtaacataaatcatctgttgCACTTCTGGGGCCCGGCTGCCTCTGCCTTACACAATGGGGACGTGTCCTGGGCCCGTCTGACAGTCCCATTACAGACACATTGTGCTCGTCTCCGTTCAGCAGACCAGGCATGCACCAGGGTGTGGCCCTCACACTCTACCCAAATCCCgctgcctttttttttcagtgcaaaggatgacttctctttctccccttcacTGTGAGCAGCCAACCTTATCTGGCTTTTGGGGGTTCTAAGTGCAGCTTACTCCCATGATATGGGGAATGAGGGACCGTGGGATTCCGAATATGCATATCACATTAAAGTGGTCATATCCTGTCATATCCTGTGGTATACGCTTAAGTCTAGTCTATCCTCTCCCACACTCACAGTCATATCTCGATTACACTCAATtgtaatacacaaacacacacacacacacacacacacacacagtatttaaaACATTATCTAAGTTAAGTTATTTACATTTTAAGATTACTGTTACTTATCATTATGTGATCTGGATATATCATTTTTTAAAGACTTAAGACTCAATATTCCAGAATGTGGAGGTGATGATATCCTGTTATAACATGCATAGCAACCACTCACTTCTCAGTAGTGAGTCAAATGCAACTTAACCACATGCCTTGTCTTGTAGCCtatacaaacagtagataaaaATATCCATCATAACAACTTATCTAACAACACCGTAACTCTATTACCTGATGCCCCACAGACTTAGCAATTGACATAAATACACAGTACCAATATGCGGaagatgaaataaacaaaaattaaaaacGTTTAAATAGACATTAAATCTAGGTGTGGGCTTGACTTTAATCAGACCAGACGacagcatgaaaaacaaatcatGATCATAATGGAAAGAAAATGTTATGGCCTACTGCACCACAAAGACAAGCCACAAAGCACAATGAGCTATATTAGAGAAACGATTACATAGAAGCCTTACCAGCTGTGCCACTGTGCCagattcctctcttctcttccttttgtCAGCTTTCTTATGGAAAATATCCTCAAGCTGGTAGAGAGAAGGCAGCCATTAGGAAGCCCATTATGAAGATCATGAATGTGCCACATGCATGGAATGCTAACAGTGATGCAAGTAGAGAATGTCCGGCCTTACCACCAAAAACTCTTTTTTATCCACTACTTCATTTCCGTCGGCGTCAAACATATTAAAGGCTAGTTTGAAGCCATTGCGAGGTTCTGAAAAGGTGATGTTGAAAACACATTGAAAAGTTAATTGAATCCATTACATTACTATGATAACAATTAAGCAATAGACTTTATGACAAAtatatacaaaccataaatatatgtgtttatttaagtaGATACCAGAGCTGTGGGAGATCTTTGCTTTAGGCATTTTTGGCCTCATAAAATCAGACATAAATTGGACATAAACTGGAAACAAAGCATAAGATGCTTGGATGAAAAGTACTTACTTGTTAAAATGCAAAGTAGGAAGAGATACTCTGTGTAAGTGATAACGCCtgaagaaaagaaacacaatCAGTAAATGTTTGCTTTGGAGAACTGGCTTAAAAATGTTTACACATCCCTAAAGTAACTCCCTTGAAATGAATCAAATTACCAGGTATCTTTGGGAGCAGTCCACACCCCTAAGCCCGTAAGGCTTTCATCCGTATTGATAAGATCTAAGAAGGTGCCTCTTGATTCATGCTTGGTGTTCTCTTCACACAAACAAGAAACTTTACAACATGAGTGACCAAGGCGGACGCAAACCCAAACAAATTTGAAGCCGGCTGCAAGCTCCTGGGTTGCCCCTCTCGTGTTTGTTTAGCTAGGTGTAAAACATTCTTCGGTGATCTGACACTGATTGAAGATGCATGATGTGGGCTTGGGCCCTGTCTTTTTGGGGGCCTACAGGCTCCTTTTGTTGTTTGAGGAGGGAGGCGGACGAACAACTGTCAGGCCTGGTTGGGTAGTCTTAGGCAAGCTGTCTTGCTGTCACTGAAAGCATTCCCCAGCTATTGTTTGCTGGAGATGATAGTGACTGGAGCTCAGATAGTTCTGGGTGACTGCTCTGAGTGTTATGGGAAAAGGCCTCTGGTATGATGTTCGCTCCGCGcaggggatagagggagacTGGTGAACACCTTGGTGGTAATTACCTTCAGGACACGGACAATGctaaaacaaaatgctggacAACCAAAAAGAACTGTAGGACACCAAGTGGTAGTTCATCATCTCAA encodes:
- the micu3b gene encoding calcium uptake protein 3, mitochondrial; its protein translation is MAAVLRRFSAVLKNCVNNVSHASQRCKKTKTGVIETGVCFLLGGAVAYYCYDRVGQGRKVCSGQAFAPLVQTVAAKEKTKKVVEDEEEEEHLSAHEERFRLFSSVECEGQLYMTPLNFLEAVTTSLPKNNKKFWKSFSREDLEKMLSSTPPVGKGSPNLFRSIHDKGVITYTEYLFLLCILTKPRNGFKLAFNMFDADGNEVVDKKEFLVLEDIFHKKADKRKRREESGTVAQLPVDSKMTHTTLLVHFFGEDGKGALNFDNFYSFMDNLQTEVLEIEFLSYSKGLPTISVEDFAQVLLRYTTVDNVSSYLENVQQNFPDDKGITFEEFRTFFQFLINLEDFAIALQMYNFVNRPVGQDEFSRAVYVATGLKLSEHLVNTVFKIFDVDHDEHLSYKEFIGIMKGRRQRGSWGNRVDGRFTSFKSCMRKQLSCSL